The genomic interval TTTTCCTTGTCATTGCCCGATAGACCCGCAATCGGATCACTCCAGGTCCAGCCCGCGATCAGGCTATTGGAGCGGATCCCGTCCGGGGCGTAATCGAGCGCCTGGCTGTGTGTCAGGTGCAGAATGGCGGCTTTGGACACCGGATAGGTCCAGCGACCCGATTGGGCGGCATAAGCGCTGATGCTCGAAATATTGACGATGGCGCCCTTGGTCTTGGCCAGATGCGGCCGGGCTTTTTCGCTGAGCAGCGCGCTGGAGACCAGATTGGTATCGAGCGTGTTGAGCCAGGATTGCCGATTAGTAGCCGGGCCATTGTCGTCATAGACGGCGGCGTTGTTGACCACGAAATCGAGCCGTCCAAGCGCTACCGCCGCGGCAACCAGCGCGTCGAGATCTTCGTCCTTGCGGATGTCGGCGCTGACATAGCGCACCTTGTCGCCGAACTGTTTGACTGCGGCTTCACCGGCCTCGCGACTGCGGGCGCCGATGATGACCGTTGTGCCCGCTTCGACAAAGACGCGGGTGATATCGAGGCCGATGCTGGCCGCGCCGCCGGTGACGATGGCGACCTTTCCCTCTAGGCCCTTCATGAACAGGCTCCCATGACTTCGGGTTGATGAAGATGTTTGTAGCCGCCGCCGAAATAGAGCAGCGGTTCGCCGGCGTCCCGGCGATGGTGGGTGACTTCGCCGATAAAGATCAGGTGGTCGCCGGCATTGGTGGACTGAACGATGCGGCAGGAGAACTGCGCCAGCGCGCCGCCGATCACCGGTACATCGCCCAGCTCATCGAATGGCACGTCCATCTCGCCCCCCTTGCGGGAGGAAAAATGGCGCGAAAGATGCTGCTGGCCATTGTGGAGGACCGACAGGCCGTAGTGGCCGGAATCTTCGAGCGCCTGCCGCATGCTGGCGCGGTGATCGATGCAGATCAGCACCAGCGGCGGCGACAGCGACACCGAGGTGAAGGAATTGGCCGTCATGCCGTGGATGCGCTCCCCCCAGCGCGTGGTGACGATGAGCACGCCCGTAGCGAACATGCCCAAAGTCTGCCGGAACGCCATTGGATCGGGCGTGGTGGCGTCGGTGGTCATGCCGCCTCTCCCAGGAAAGCGTCGGTCAGCGCCGGGTCGGTGATGGTGGGGAAGTACGTCCGTGGGTCATTGAAGCCGTTGACGAACCAATGGGCGACGCGCGGGCTGCCCTGGGCCGTGCCGAGGAGCTTGAGCATGTGCTCTGGCGGCGGCAGCAGCATGTTGTTGGTCCAGCCGACGACGAACTGGGCATAGTCCCAATAGGTCTCGAACGTGGCCTGCATGAAGGCTGCGTCGAACGGACGATCGCCATGGGCCAGGATTGCGGCGAGATAGGTCGCGGCGCAATGGCTGGCATTGTTGGAGCCTTGGCCCGTGATCGGATCGTTGAGACAGACCGAGTCCCCCATGCCCAGCGCCAAAGCGCCCGATGGCAGGGTCAGGATGGGCTTGCGGACGGTTGGCGCGAAACGCCCCGCCAGCACGCCGAGATCATCGGTCAGCACGCAATCCTTGGAGCGGGCATATTCCTTGGGCACGAAGGTCTTGAGGATATCGAGGCTCTTGGCCAGATGCTCCTGCGGGGTCTTGGCTTCGGCCCAGGTATCCATCGGGCCGCCGGGCACGCCCTCGAACACCATGATTTCGCAGGGGCCGGAAAGGGTCAGCGCGGGGAAGACGAAATATTCGCCGACACCGGGAATGAGATTGAAATTGACCGCCGAATGCTCGGCGCGAGGCGTCATGCCATGCACATAGGTCAGGGCCAGCGCGCGCATCGGCTTGTCGAATGGCGAACGGCTTTCGTCGCGCTGGAACAGTTTGCCGATTTCGCCTTTGCCGGACGCAACGATGACAAGATCGCATTCCTGCTGCAGCGCTTCGAGCTCAGGGATACCGACATCTTCGATGCGCAGATCGCCGCCCGCATCGGAGAATTCTTTCATCCATACCGGCATCTTAACGCGCTGGTCGATGGACTGGGCGGGCTTGTCGAGACGCG from Devosia sp. 2618 carries:
- a CDS encoding SDR family oxidoreductase gives rise to the protein MKGLEGKVAIVTGGAASIGLDITRVFVEAGTTVIIGARSREAGEAAVKQFGDKVRYVSADIRKDEDLDALVAAAVALGRLDFVVNNAAVYDDNGPATNRQSWLNTLDTNLVSSALLSEKARPHLAKTKGAIVNISSISAYAAQSGRWTYPVSKAAILHLTHSQALDYAPDGIRSNSLIAGWTWSDPIAGLSGNDKEKADRVGGQYHLLGRVGRGQEVANGVLFLCSDYASFTTGSELKVDGGYTAMGPEQAGQAIAELTGGSASVR
- a CDS encoding flavin reductase family protein, coding for MTTDATTPDPMAFRQTLGMFATGVLIVTTRWGERIHGMTANSFTSVSLSPPLVLICIDHRASMRQALEDSGHYGLSVLHNGQQHLSRHFSSRKGGEMDVPFDELGDVPVIGGALAQFSCRIVQSTNAGDHLIFIGEVTHHRRDAGEPLLYFGGGYKHLHQPEVMGACS
- a CDS encoding styrene monooxygenase/indole monooxygenase family protein, producing the protein MRKIGIVGAGQAGLQLGLGLLAKGYQAVISSNLTGEQIRNGRVTSSQCMFDRARQNERDLGINFWDDAPKVEGIQFAVCAPDGTSPIEWSSRLDKPAQSIDQRVKMPVWMKEFSDAGGDLRIEDVGIPELEALQQECDLVIVASGKGEIGKLFQRDESRSPFDKPMRALALTYVHGMTPRAEHSAVNFNLIPGVGEYFVFPALTLSGPCEIMVFEGVPGGPMDTWAEAKTPQEHLAKSLDILKTFVPKEYARSKDCVLTDDLGVLAGRFAPTVRKPILTLPSGALALGMGDSVCLNDPITGQGSNNASHCAATYLAAILAHGDRPFDAAFMQATFETYWDYAQFVVGWTNNMLLPPPEHMLKLLGTAQGSPRVAHWFVNGFNDPRTYFPTITDPALTDAFLGEAA